The following are encoded in a window of Microbacterium sp. LWO13-1.2 genomic DNA:
- a CDS encoding LPXTG cell wall anchor domain-containing protein — MNPFAIAALEREGGELADGTVGVYIHVEILPRTCLESCVGLPATGGEVPAVLLAIGLVLIVVGVAFLAIRNVRRRIRTDQATSGAIL, encoded by the coding sequence ATGAATCCGTTCGCGATCGCGGCCCTGGAGCGCGAGGGCGGTGAACTCGCAGACGGAACGGTCGGCGTCTACATCCATGTCGAGATCCTCCCGCGCACGTGCCTCGAATCCTGCGTCGGACTCCCGGCGACGGGCGGCGAGGTGCCAGCGGTTCTGCTGGCCATCGGCCTCGTGCTGATCGTCGTCGGCGTCGCATTCCTGGCGATCAGGAATGTTCGCCGTCGCATCCGGACTGACCAGGCAACCTCGGGCGCCATCCTCTGA
- a CDS encoding family 43 glycosylhydrolase — MMQTFTRRTIAGLTALTLGLAGALIVTQPALAAAQPEPIAEYDFDDGTLADSIGGADLTASGTAVVTTDAEKGKALRLDGTTDGFAAFPAGFFDGRSTMTVSMDVKSEKTSGNFFTFAIGADANKYHFLRVRGADVRSAITQNSWQNESAVTGTVSSGQWHKIDVVFDGTAMTVYADGVKLGENAALGTTVEQLGTDLAGYLGKSFYAGDEYFKGWFDDVRIYDRALSATEVLGNAGVTDQLIDVSLTDPATLKLAPIVNATAHTVVLPVVKGTDVTALAPTFGAADGVTVSPVSGTVVDLSAPVTYTLTAAGGATATWTIEARVVNSPVLPGLYADPNIAVFGDTYFIYATSDGYAGWGGKDFYVWSSKDLVDWVRSDQPFLSLDGANGNVPWATGNAWAPTIIERAGKYYFYFSGHNESLNRKTIGVAVADSPYGPFIAEPSAMILNNETVTSGQAIDPAAFHDPVTGKWYLGWGNGSPVLAELGDDMVSIKPGSYQRITGLTDFREGVFFNHRNGLYHLTYAIDDTGSENYRVGYATATSMNGPWTYRGVILQKNLGLGIKGPGHSSIINVPGTDDWYIAYHRFAIHGGNGNNRETTIDRLEFGADGLMKPVVPTLESVPAQIVEQPPTGPDVEVALITRCTAGKVTLVVTTWNRDDAAVSVEISTPHGTKTVAEVMPDRSSSLAISTRLASIDAGSATVVATGESGTTEITESYSARACG; from the coding sequence ATGATGCAGACTTTCACCAGACGGACCATCGCGGGTCTCACCGCGCTCACGCTCGGCCTCGCAGGTGCTCTGATCGTGACGCAGCCCGCCCTCGCAGCCGCACAACCGGAGCCCATCGCCGAATACGACTTCGACGACGGCACGCTTGCGGACTCGATCGGCGGAGCCGACCTCACCGCGAGCGGCACGGCCGTCGTCACCACCGACGCGGAGAAGGGCAAGGCGTTGCGGCTGGACGGTACAACCGACGGCTTCGCCGCGTTCCCGGCCGGGTTCTTCGACGGGCGCAGCACCATGACGGTGTCGATGGACGTGAAGTCCGAGAAGACCAGCGGCAACTTCTTCACGTTCGCGATTGGTGCGGATGCGAACAAGTACCACTTCCTTCGGGTGCGCGGGGCCGATGTGCGCAGCGCGATCACGCAGAACTCGTGGCAGAACGAGTCCGCAGTGACCGGCACCGTGTCGAGCGGGCAGTGGCACAAGATCGATGTCGTCTTCGACGGCACCGCCATGACGGTGTACGCCGACGGTGTGAAACTCGGTGAGAACGCCGCGCTGGGCACGACGGTGGAACAACTGGGTACCGACCTCGCCGGATACCTCGGCAAGTCGTTCTACGCGGGTGACGAGTACTTCAAGGGCTGGTTCGACGACGTGCGCATCTACGACCGGGCGCTGTCGGCCACCGAGGTGCTGGGGAACGCCGGCGTGACGGATCAGCTCATCGATGTCTCGCTCACCGACCCCGCAACGCTCAAGCTGGCTCCGATCGTGAACGCGACAGCGCACACGGTCGTGCTCCCGGTGGTGAAGGGAACGGACGTGACCGCGCTCGCACCGACGTTCGGCGCGGCCGACGGCGTCACGGTTTCGCCGGTATCCGGCACCGTCGTCGATCTGAGCGCTCCGGTGACCTACACGCTCACCGCCGCAGGTGGCGCGACCGCGACCTGGACGATCGAGGCGCGAGTGGTGAACAGCCCGGTGCTGCCCGGTCTCTACGCAGACCCCAACATCGCGGTGTTCGGCGACACCTACTTCATCTACGCGACCTCTGACGGTTACGCCGGGTGGGGAGGCAAGGACTTCTACGTGTGGAGCTCGAAGGACCTGGTGGACTGGGTCCGCTCCGATCAGCCCTTCCTGTCGCTCGACGGCGCGAACGGCAACGTGCCGTGGGCCACGGGCAACGCGTGGGCGCCGACCATCATCGAGCGTGCGGGGAAGTACTACTTCTATTTCAGCGGTCACAACGAGAGCCTGAATCGCAAGACGATCGGGGTCGCCGTCGCGGACAGCCCGTACGGGCCGTTCATTGCGGAGCCGAGCGCGATGATCCTCAACAACGAGACCGTCACCTCGGGTCAGGCCATCGACCCGGCCGCCTTCCACGACCCGGTGACCGGCAAGTGGTACCTGGGCTGGGGGAACGGATCACCGGTGCTCGCTGAGCTCGGCGACGACATGGTCTCGATCAAGCCGGGCAGCTACCAGCGGATCACCGGGCTGACCGACTTCCGTGAAGGGGTCTTCTTCAACCATCGCAACGGGCTGTACCACCTCACCTACGCGATCGACGACACCGGCTCGGAGAACTACCGCGTCGGGTACGCCACGGCGACGAGCATGAACGGGCCGTGGACCTATCGCGGAGTGATCCTGCAGAAGAACCTGGGCCTCGGCATCAAGGGCCCCGGTCACAGCTCGATCATCAACGTCCCCGGCACGGATGACTGGTACATCGCCTATCACCGGTTCGCGATTCACGGCGGCAACGGCAACAACCGCGAGACGACCATCGACAGGCTTGAGTTCGGGGCCGACGGTCTGATGAAGCCGGTCGTTCCGACGCTCGAGAGCGTGCCGGCGCAGATCGTGGAGCAGCCGCCGACGGGGCCCGATGTCGAGGTCGCGCTCATCACGCGCTGCACCGCCGGCAAGGTCACGCTCGTCGTTACGACCTGGAACAGGGACGATGCTGCGGTGAGCGTGGAGATCAGCACGCCGCATGGCACGAAGACCGTCGCGGAGGTAATGCCGGACAGGTCGTCTTCGCTGGCGATCTCCACGAGGCTCGCGTCGATCGATGCGGGCTCCGCCACCGTGGTGGCGACAGGCGAATCGGGCACGACCGAGATCACCGAGTCCTACTCCGCCCGCGCCTGCGGCTGA
- a CDS encoding immunoglobulin-like domain-containing protein, with protein MMSSEQTRSRGRRVIAGALGVVLVGGLSLTVPAAANAAPVRAAGADEPASLVALYDFSEESGTIAHDASTHGNDATVVGGDAWNSGYMQFTGANHVKMPNDLLAGRSAATIVIETSPQALTGAKFLWNIGGTAGPSSGQGQFFIQPVAPRVAITKTNWSGEQTVTSPTKLVEGQWQSVAATIAKNPDGTTSTLRLFIDGAQVAEKTDSSVNLTDLLTHTVNYIGKSAYPADTLYQGKVSTFRVYEEALPAATLTEIAATDAASAATETVAAIDLAAVNAQSLDAVETNLTLPTAGGVTWTSSEPGIVAADGTVTQPESDTGVTLTAVSAVRGVQSTPRTFPVTVLRDPAASDKAQRDLDAISIAGTDDIRSNFALPASGSRYGSALTWQSSSPSIVDVAGTAQTAPGIVTRPEGGDAKVMLTVTATIDGETATREIALVVRAAYDMPATTDYIFAHFTGTEGSASDEQIYFATSRDAKVFTDTRPAGAPVLSTERNAGEGEGGVRDPFLVRSPEGDRFYLIATDLSIYHRGGWGNAHATEDGSTELVIWESTDLVNWSEPRLSDVAGEIPNAGMAWAPEAIWDEVTGQYYVYWATRADGNTAFGDSVDIYLSTTRDFRTFSTPVKWIDREHSIIDTTVIKVGDWYYRASGDGEITIERSKNLAATTASALPAATGTDQQWVLVGTLQSILQGSGTCAVGTNYTGACLEGPEFFQYNDDDRAGAQQLYGLLADQYATGRGYVPFRTTDLASTSNTVWSKASDVNLGAIKKRHGGIVPITAAEYQRVMFHYAGVGADPDLKLSSAVTTRCVAGKVALAVSVTNDDSRAADVVITTPFGDKTVKALQAGKTVTQTVSTRQSAIAAASIAVQGTASDASYSASTFYETRTCG; from the coding sequence ATGATGAGTTCTGAACAGACGCGCAGCCGCGGCCGGCGCGTGATCGCGGGCGCACTGGGCGTGGTGCTGGTGGGGGGTCTGTCACTCACCGTCCCGGCGGCGGCGAATGCGGCACCGGTCCGTGCCGCAGGAGCCGACGAACCGGCGTCACTCGTGGCGCTGTACGACTTCTCGGAGGAGAGCGGCACGATCGCGCACGATGCGAGCACGCACGGCAACGACGCCACGGTGGTCGGCGGTGACGCCTGGAACAGCGGATACATGCAGTTCACCGGCGCCAACCACGTGAAGATGCCGAACGACCTGCTGGCCGGACGCAGCGCGGCGACGATCGTCATCGAGACCTCGCCGCAGGCGCTCACCGGCGCGAAGTTCCTGTGGAACATCGGCGGCACCGCCGGCCCGTCGAGCGGTCAGGGCCAGTTCTTCATCCAGCCGGTCGCACCCCGCGTCGCGATCACCAAGACGAACTGGTCCGGTGAGCAGACGGTCACGTCGCCGACGAAGCTCGTCGAAGGGCAGTGGCAGTCGGTCGCCGCGACCATCGCGAAGAACCCCGACGGCACCACGTCGACCCTGCGGCTGTTCATCGACGGAGCGCAGGTGGCCGAGAAGACCGACTCGAGCGTCAACCTCACCGACCTGCTGACGCACACCGTCAATTACATCGGCAAGAGCGCCTACCCCGCAGACACCCTGTATCAGGGCAAGGTCTCGACGTTCCGGGTGTACGAGGAGGCACTGCCGGCGGCGACGCTGACCGAGATCGCAGCGACGGATGCCGCGAGCGCCGCGACCGAGACGGTCGCAGCGATCGATCTCGCCGCCGTGAACGCGCAGAGTCTCGACGCCGTGGAGACGAACCTCACGCTGCCCACCGCCGGCGGCGTCACGTGGACCTCGTCGGAGCCCGGCATCGTCGCCGCCGACGGCACCGTGACGCAGCCGGAGTCCGACACGGGCGTGACCCTTACGGCGGTCTCCGCCGTGCGCGGAGTGCAGAGCACGCCTCGCACCTTCCCGGTCACTGTGCTCAGGGATCCCGCGGCCTCGGACAAGGCCCAGCGCGACCTCGATGCGATCAGCATCGCGGGCACCGACGACATCCGCTCGAACTTCGCGCTGCCCGCATCCGGATCCCGCTACGGCTCCGCGCTGACCTGGCAGAGCTCCTCTCCTTCGATCGTCGATGTGGCCGGCACCGCGCAGACCGCACCCGGAATCGTGACGCGTCCCGAGGGCGGCGACGCCAAGGTCATGCTGACCGTCACCGCGACGATCGATGGCGAGACCGCCACCCGCGAAATCGCGCTCGTGGTTCGTGCGGCCTACGACATGCCCGCGACGACCGACTACATCTTCGCCCACTTCACCGGTACGGAGGGCTCTGCGTCCGACGAGCAGATCTACTTCGCCACCAGCCGCGACGCCAAGGTCTTTACCGACACCCGCCCTGCAGGCGCCCCGGTGCTGTCGACCGAACGCAACGCCGGAGAGGGCGAGGGCGGCGTGCGCGACCCGTTCCTGGTGCGCTCGCCGGAGGGCGACCGGTTCTACCTGATCGCGACCGACCTGAGCATCTACCACCGCGGCGGCTGGGGCAACGCCCATGCCACCGAGGACGGCTCGACCGAGCTCGTGATCTGGGAATCCACCGACCTCGTGAACTGGAGCGAGCCGCGTCTCTCGGACGTCGCCGGCGAGATCCCGAACGCCGGGATGGCCTGGGCGCCCGAAGCGATCTGGGATGAGGTCACGGGTCAGTACTACGTGTATTGGGCGACCCGCGCCGACGGGAACACCGCATTCGGGGACAGCGTCGACATCTACCTCTCGACCACGCGGGACTTCCGTACCTTCTCGACTCCGGTCAAGTGGATCGACCGCGAGCATTCCATCATCGACACCACGGTGATCAAGGTGGGTGACTGGTACTACCGTGCCTCGGGCGACGGTGAGATCACGATCGAGCGATCGAAGAACCTCGCCGCGACCACGGCGTCGGCTCTGCCGGCCGCCACGGGCACCGATCAGCAGTGGGTGCTCGTCGGGACGCTGCAGTCGATCCTGCAGGGCAGCGGCACCTGCGCCGTCGGCACGAACTACACCGGCGCCTGCCTCGAGGGTCCGGAGTTCTTCCAGTACAACGACGACGATCGTGCCGGCGCGCAACAGCTCTACGGGCTGCTCGCCGACCAGTACGCGACCGGTCGCGGTTATGTGCCCTTCCGGACGACCGACCTCGCCTCCACGTCGAACACAGTGTGGAGCAAGGCGAGCGACGTCAACCTCGGTGCGATCAAGAAGCGTCACGGCGGCATCGTGCCGATCACCGCGGCGGAGTACCAGCGCGTGATGTTCCATTACGCCGGAGTCGGCGCCGATCCCGACCTGAAACTGAGCTCGGCGGTCACCACGCGCTGCGTCGCCGGCAAGGTGGCCCTCGCCGTCTCGGTCACGAACGACGACAGCCGGGCGGCCGATGTCGTCATCACAACCCCTTTCGGCGACAAGACGGTCAAGGCCCTGCAGGCGGGTAAGACAGTGACGCAGACCGTGTCGACCAGGCAGAGCGCGATCGCGGCGGCATCCATCGCCGTGCAGGGCACCGCGAGTGACGCCTCGTACTCCGCAAGCACCTTCTACGAGACCCGCACCTGCGGCTGA
- a CDS encoding LacI family DNA-binding transcriptional regulator, with the protein MSSGSAPSGDSARPSIYDVADRAGVSHMTVSRVLNGHPNIRESTRHRVMDAIEQLNYTRSSIARALATRRSMRIGAIVDNPEQFGPNSTLRAVETAARAEGYAVSAFSVVDAEAGGIDAGVLELVTQGIDALCVIAPRASSLDAVRLATVPTLVVKEEPDDRMHTVAVDQRAGATAAVRHLIDLGHRVILHVAGPQDWLDAKARTEAWRSCLEQDGLEVRDLAIGDWSSDSGYEFGRTLELGDATAVFVANDQMALGFIHGLAERGLRVPEDISVVGFDDLPDARHYLPPLTTVRQDFAALGRLVMRELLIAIDGGESDLRELIQPELVVRASSAPPRA; encoded by the coding sequence ATGAGCAGTGGTTCGGCGCCCTCAGGCGACTCGGCACGTCCGAGCATCTACGACGTCGCGGATCGCGCCGGCGTCTCGCACATGACCGTGTCGCGCGTGCTCAACGGCCACCCCAACATCCGGGAATCGACCAGGCATCGCGTCATGGATGCGATCGAGCAACTGAACTACACCCGCAGCTCGATCGCCCGCGCCCTCGCGACCCGCAGGTCGATGCGGATCGGCGCGATCGTCGACAACCCCGAGCAGTTCGGTCCGAACAGCACTCTTCGAGCAGTCGAGACCGCGGCGCGCGCTGAGGGGTACGCGGTCAGCGCGTTCTCGGTCGTCGATGCCGAGGCCGGCGGCATCGATGCCGGGGTGCTGGAGCTCGTCACCCAGGGCATCGATGCGCTGTGCGTGATCGCACCGCGTGCTTCGTCTCTGGATGCGGTGCGGCTCGCGACCGTCCCCACGCTCGTGGTGAAGGAAGAGCCGGATGACCGCATGCACACGGTCGCGGTCGACCAGCGAGCCGGTGCGACGGCCGCGGTGCGGCACCTCATCGACCTCGGGCACCGGGTGATCCTGCACGTCGCCGGTCCGCAGGACTGGCTCGATGCCAAGGCGCGGACCGAGGCATGGCGGAGCTGCCTCGAACAGGACGGGCTTGAGGTGCGCGACCTCGCCATCGGCGACTGGTCATCCGACTCCGGGTACGAGTTCGGGCGGACGCTCGAACTGGGCGACGCCACCGCCGTGTTCGTCGCGAACGACCAGATGGCGCTCGGCTTCATCCATGGACTCGCCGAGCGCGGCCTCCGGGTGCCCGAAGACATCAGCGTCGTCGGCTTCGACGACCTCCCCGACGCCCGCCACTATCTGCCGCCGTTGACCACTGTGCGGCAGGACTTCGCCGCGCTCGGACGACTGGTGATGCGCGAGCTGCTGATCGCGATCGACGGCGGCGAATCGGATCTGCGCGAGCTCATCCAGCCCGAGCTCGTTGTGCGTGCCTCGTCGGCGCCGCCGCGCGCCTGA
- a CDS encoding glycoside hydrolase family 43 protein gives MKKIIDGARTAPHTGRARGRSIRLATALVGAAALVASPMAAFGSSAVYTAPAGIVESGVLSGIVPAAGAVVTAVADPPAVPGNLLPDGRFVSDFAGWSAPRGGTLALSEDAASGAHSLQATARANTQSGPFASVTGKIELGAVYRLTGKLKFDEGNATQQFNFTFCPANFNGCADYGQTFTKGEWGSFSREFTAEAKHVAADWLFVETPWGSSALQAFSVDEVSLIKIADAPEGPDFAGLENVQTKPIGDHNPLVGHKFGADPHHLVYDGRLYIYSTDDTQQYDLNSKDANGLPTQSNGYGGITRLNVMSTSDMVNWVDHGTVPVAREGGAAPWSRNSWAPAAIEKDGKVYLYFCDSGTGTAVVVGGSPLGPWEDPLGKKIIPDTVSPEYIAGGGFPAGMWLFDPEVFIDDDGQGYLYFGGNSQIGTSPNVQGPQNPKSTRVVKLKDDMVTLDGDPVEIDGPGMFEASSMFKHDGKYYYSYSSNFQVNEVPGAYPSRGAIAYMMTDDPMDLTAAQYAGVAFQNPSTFFGAGNGGNNHSDMFDYKGGTYFTYHAQTRGAAWAAALGTPGATQGYRSVHIDKLEFNADGTIKPVTGTRAGVEQVESFDPYRTFEAETLAWQRGISTAKTDAASVEFPKHNGGGNMMLSAIDDGDFAGIAGVDFGAGAATVSATVKPLVAGGSIQVRLDDVDGPVIAEIPVGGTVGEWTSVQAAVTGATGEHDVFFVFAGPEGAEATADLVEVDNWSFTAAASLEFSVEVTTRCVAGKNLTQTVRVVNEDAVGIAFTAVSDFGRRDLGTVLPDAGKSAAINTRAATIPAGEVTVEATATVGGEQVQVQRQVDTEAAACG, from the coding sequence ATGAAGAAGATCATCGACGGCGCCAGGACGGCGCCGCATACCGGACGGGCGCGAGGCAGGTCGATCCGACTCGCCACGGCGCTGGTGGGCGCCGCCGCACTCGTCGCATCGCCGATGGCGGCGTTCGGCAGCAGCGCGGTGTACACCGCACCTGCCGGCATCGTCGAGAGCGGCGTGCTCTCCGGCATCGTGCCGGCAGCCGGCGCCGTCGTGACGGCCGTGGCCGACCCGCCGGCCGTACCGGGGAACCTGCTGCCGGATGGCCGCTTCGTCAGCGACTTCGCCGGTTGGAGCGCTCCGCGCGGGGGAACGCTGGCATTGAGCGAGGATGCCGCGAGCGGTGCGCACTCATTGCAGGCGACGGCCCGCGCGAACACCCAGTCCGGTCCCTTCGCCAGTGTCACCGGCAAGATCGAGCTCGGCGCCGTGTACCGGTTGACCGGAAAGCTGAAGTTCGACGAGGGCAACGCCACGCAGCAGTTCAACTTCACGTTCTGCCCGGCGAACTTCAACGGCTGCGCCGACTATGGCCAGACTTTCACCAAGGGTGAGTGGGGCAGCTTCTCGCGGGAGTTCACCGCCGAGGCGAAGCACGTCGCCGCGGACTGGCTCTTCGTCGAGACGCCGTGGGGCTCCAGCGCGCTGCAGGCGTTCAGCGTCGACGAGGTCTCTCTCATCAAGATCGCCGACGCGCCGGAAGGGCCCGACTTCGCAGGCCTGGAGAACGTGCAGACCAAGCCGATCGGCGACCACAACCCGCTGGTCGGCCACAAGTTCGGCGCCGATCCGCACCACCTCGTCTACGACGGTCGCCTGTACATCTACTCGACGGACGACACGCAGCAGTACGACCTGAACAGCAAGGACGCGAACGGACTGCCGACGCAGTCCAATGGCTACGGCGGGATCACCCGGCTGAACGTGATGTCCACCAGTGACATGGTCAACTGGGTCGATCACGGCACGGTTCCCGTCGCGCGTGAAGGCGGCGCGGCGCCGTGGAGCCGGAACTCCTGGGCACCGGCCGCGATCGAGAAGGACGGCAAGGTCTACCTGTACTTCTGCGACAGCGGAACAGGAACGGCCGTGGTCGTCGGCGGTTCGCCGCTCGGGCCGTGGGAGGACCCGCTCGGGAAGAAGATCATCCCGGACACCGTGTCGCCCGAGTACATCGCCGGCGGCGGATTCCCGGCCGGGATGTGGCTGTTCGACCCCGAGGTGTTCATCGACGACGACGGACAGGGCTACCTGTACTTCGGCGGCAACTCGCAGATCGGCACCTCACCAAACGTGCAGGGACCGCAGAACCCGAAGTCGACCAGAGTGGTCAAGCTGAAGGACGACATGGTCACCCTCGACGGCGACCCGGTCGAGATCGACGGGCCCGGGATGTTCGAGGCCTCGAGCATGTTCAAGCACGACGGCAAGTACTACTACTCGTACTCGTCGAACTTCCAGGTCAACGAGGTGCCGGGGGCGTACCCGTCGCGGGGCGCGATCGCGTACATGATGACCGATGACCCGATGGATCTCACGGCCGCACAGTACGCGGGCGTGGCATTCCAGAACCCCTCGACCTTCTTCGGCGCAGGCAACGGGGGCAACAACCACTCCGACATGTTCGACTACAAGGGCGGCACGTACTTCACCTACCACGCCCAAACCAGGGGTGCGGCATGGGCGGCGGCGCTGGGAACGCCGGGTGCGACTCAGGGTTACCGCTCCGTGCACATCGACAAGCTCGAGTTCAACGCGGACGGCACGATCAAGCCGGTCACCGGAACCCGGGCCGGCGTCGAGCAGGTCGAGAGCTTCGATCCGTATCGCACCTTCGAGGCCGAGACCCTGGCGTGGCAGCGCGGAATCAGCACGGCGAAGACGGATGCCGCCTCGGTGGAGTTCCCGAAGCACAACGGCGGCGGCAACATGATGCTTTCCGCCATCGATGACGGGGACTTCGCCGGAATCGCCGGAGTCGACTTCGGGGCAGGCGCCGCGACGGTCTCGGCCACGGTGAAGCCGCTCGTCGCCGGCGGCAGCATCCAGGTGCGCCTGGATGACGTCGACGGTCCGGTCATCGCCGAGATCCCTGTCGGCGGCACCGTCGGTGAGTGGACGAGTGTGCAGGCGGCCGTGACGGGAGCCACCGGAGAGCATGACGTGTTCTTCGTGTTCGCCGGTCCGGAGGGTGCCGAAGCGACGGCCGATCTCGTCGAAGTGGACAACTGGTCCTTCACGGCCGCCGCGTCGCTGGAGTTCTCGGTCGAGGTGACCACGCGCTGCGTCGCGGGCAAGAACCTGACCCAGACCGTACGGGTGGTGAACGAGGATGCGGTGGGGATCGCTTTCACCGCGGTGTCCGACTTCGGGCGTCGTGATCTCGGCACGGTGCTGCCGGATGCCGGAAAGTCTGCCGCGATCAACACCCGCGCGGCGACCATCCCGGCCGGCGAGGTGACGGTCGAGGCCACGGCCACGGTCGGCGGCGAACAGGTGCAGGTGCAGCGGCAGGTCGACACCGAGGCGGCCGCATGCGGCTGA